The following proteins are co-located in the Ensifer sp. WSM1721 genome:
- the ybgF gene encoding tol-pal system protein YbgF: MKKFVVAGLIGFATLAGLGPTANAMPLFGLLARTTHADTASKGDLPVVKVQSADIGRIGQLEEQVRQLNGRIEEMSFQLLQMQEQIRKFQEDNEFRFQDLESGKSSSKKSGAVETPKTSDQASVTPEVTDSPSTTAPAGSTGSGDMAATNPGAPGAAPPPTTLGRIIFDESGNPVSATAEAQPGVNATLPGVDAGVAGQGGGLNDNPASGEQTASLSNPGDLYQSAYGHVLSGDYGTAEQEFRDYLAAFPEGDKAADASFWMGEAQYSQGKYSDAAKTFLNAHQTYGKSPKAPEMLLKLGMSLGALDNRETACATLREVNKRYPKASSAVKAKVASEQSRFGC; the protein is encoded by the coding sequence ATGAAGAAATTTGTCGTGGCAGGCCTGATTGGCTTTGCGACCCTCGCGGGTCTCGGCCCAACGGCGAATGCCATGCCGCTTTTCGGGCTGCTTGCCCGTACCACTCATGCCGATACCGCCAGCAAAGGCGACTTGCCGGTGGTCAAGGTACAATCCGCCGATATCGGACGGATCGGCCAACTCGAGGAACAGGTCCGCCAGCTCAATGGGCGTATCGAGGAAATGAGCTTCCAGCTTCTGCAGATGCAGGAGCAGATCCGGAAGTTCCAGGAGGACAACGAGTTCCGCTTCCAGGATCTCGAAAGCGGCAAGTCTTCCTCCAAGAAGAGCGGCGCAGTTGAAACGCCGAAAACAAGCGATCAGGCATCCGTCACCCCCGAGGTGACGGATAGCCCCAGCACAACAGCGCCCGCCGGCAGCACAGGCAGCGGTGACATGGCGGCCACCAACCCCGGTGCCCCCGGTGCTGCTCCGCCCCCCACGACGCTCGGCCGGATCATTTTCGATGAAAGCGGCAATCCGGTCTCGGCAACGGCGGAAGCGCAACCGGGCGTCAATGCCACTCTGCCGGGCGTTGATGCGGGCGTTGCGGGCCAGGGCGGCGGTCTCAACGACAACCCCGCAAGCGGTGAGCAGACGGCTTCCTTGAGCAACCCCGGCGATCTCTATCAGTCCGCCTATGGCCATGTGCTTTCCGGTGACTACGGCACCGCAGAGCAGGAATTCCGCGACTATCTCGCCGCCTTCCCGGAGGGCGACAAGGCGGCCGACGCGAGCTTCTGGATGGGCGAAGCGCAATATTCGCAGGGCAAGTACAGCGACGCCGCAAAGACCTTCCTCAACGCCCATCAGACCTATGGCAAATCGCCGAAAGCACCGGAAATGCTGTTGAAGCTCGGCATGTCGCTTGGCGCTCTCGATAACCGGGAGACGGCCTGCGCCACCTTGCGCGAGGTGAACAAACGCTATCCGAAGGCATCGTCCGCCGTGAAGGCAAAGGTGGCGAGCGAACAGAGCCGTTTCGGCTGCTGA
- the pal gene encoding peptidoglycan-associated lipoprotein Pal → MSRIDTPAASRMQTIARNPVMLALVMTLALAGCASKKNLPNDAAGLGLGAGAATPGSQQDFTVNVGDRIFFDTDSSSIRADAQATLDRQAQWLAKYPNYAITVEGHADERGTREYNLALGARRAAATREYLASRGVPASRMRTISYGKEKPVAVCDDISCWSQNRRAVTVLGGAGS, encoded by the coding sequence ATGAGCCGAATTGACACCCCGGCGGCAAGCCGCATGCAGACCATCGCCCGCAATCCAGTCATGCTCGCCCTTGTCATGACGCTTGCCCTTGCCGGCTGCGCTTCCAAGAAGAACCTGCCGAACGATGCCGCCGGCCTCGGCCTTGGCGCGGGCGCTGCGACTCCGGGCTCGCAACAGGACTTCACCGTCAACGTCGGCGACCGCATCTTCTTCGATACCGACTCGAGCTCCATTCGTGCGGACGCCCAGGCGACGCTCGACCGGCAGGCTCAGTGGCTGGCGAAGTACCCGAACTACGCAATCACCGTCGAAGGTCATGCCGACGAGCGCGGCACACGCGAGTACAACCTGGCGCTCGGCGCCCGCCGCGCCGCAGCGACGCGCGAGTATCTCGCGAGCCGCGGCGTTCCGGCGAGCCGCATGCGCACGATCTCCTACGGCAAGGAAAAGCCGGTCGCCGTCTGCGACGACATTTCCTGCTGGTCGCAGAACCGTCGCGCGGTCACCGTGCTCGGCGGCGCCGGCAGCTGA
- the tolB gene encoding Tol-Pal system beta propeller repeat protein TolB yields MEMLRRNFFRLLIVLFAGCGLIASPANALVEININKGNVEPLPIAITDFLQGELAQKISDVVAADLKRSGLFAPIDKGAFIEKIANPDAAPRFEDWKVINAQALVTGRVTQEGDGRLKAEFRLWDTFAGQQMLGQQFYTQPENWRRVAHIIADAIYERITGEKGYFDTRIVYVAESGPKNARKRQLAIMDQDGFNARALTNSNDIVLTPRFSPNRQEITYMSFENQQPRVYLLQLETGQREVVGNFPGMTFAPRFSPDGQRVIMSLQQEGNANIYTMDLRSRTTTRLTNTAAIDTSPSYSPDGSRIVFESDRGGKQQLYVMGADGSGQTRISFGDGSYSTPVWSPRGDLIAFTKQSGGKFSIGVMKPDGSGERILTTGFHNEGPTWAPNGRVLMFFRQNAGAGGPQLYSIDLTGYNEQLIPTKGFASDPAWSPLME; encoded by the coding sequence ATGGAAATGCTGAGACGCAATTTTTTCCGCCTCCTGATCGTACTGTTTGCAGGCTGCGGGCTCATTGCCTCGCCGGCAAACGCGCTCGTCGAGATCAACATCAACAAGGGTAATGTCGAGCCGCTGCCGATCGCGATCACCGACTTCCTCCAGGGCGAACTCGCCCAGAAGATCTCCGATGTTGTGGCCGCCGACCTCAAGCGCTCCGGCCTTTTTGCGCCGATCGACAAGGGCGCCTTCATCGAGAAGATTGCCAATCCGGATGCCGCTCCGCGGTTCGAGGACTGGAAGGTGATCAACGCGCAGGCGCTCGTCACCGGGCGCGTCACCCAGGAGGGGGACGGCAGGCTGAAGGCGGAGTTCCGCCTGTGGGATACTTTTGCCGGACAGCAGATGCTCGGCCAGCAGTTCTACACCCAGCCGGAAAACTGGCGCCGCGTCGCCCATATCATCGCCGATGCGATCTATGAGCGGATCACCGGCGAGAAAGGCTATTTCGATACCCGCATCGTTTATGTCGCCGAAAGCGGTCCGAAGAATGCCCGCAAGCGTCAGCTCGCGATCATGGACCAGGACGGCTTCAACGCCCGCGCGCTGACCAATTCCAACGACATCGTTCTGACGCCGCGCTTCTCGCCGAACCGCCAGGAAATCACCTACATGTCTTTCGAGAACCAGCAGCCGCGCGTCTATCTGCTGCAGCTCGAAACCGGACAGCGTGAGGTCGTCGGCAACTTCCCGGGCATGACCTTCGCGCCGCGCTTCTCGCCGGACGGCCAGCGGGTGATCATGAGCCTGCAGCAGGAAGGCAACGCCAACATCTACACGATGGACCTGCGCTCACGCACGACGACGCGGCTCACCAACACCGCGGCGATCGATACCTCGCCCTCCTATTCGCCGGACGGCAGCCGCATCGTCTTCGAAAGCGACCGCGGCGGCAAGCAGCAGCTCTACGTGATGGGTGCCGATGGCTCCGGCCAGACGCGCATTTCCTTCGGTGACGGCTCCTATTCGACCCCCGTCTGGTCCCCGCGCGGCGACCTCATCGCCTTCACCAAGCAGTCGGGCGGCAAGTTCTCGATCGGCGTGATGAAGCCGGACGGTTCCGGCGAGCGCATCCTCACCACCGGCTTCCACAATGAAGGCCCGACCTGGGCGCCGAACGGCCGCGTCCTGATGTTCTTCCGTCAGAATGCGGGCGCCGGCGGGCCGCAGCTCTATTCGATCGATCTCACGGGCTACAACGAGCAGCTCATTCCGACGAAGGGCTTCGCCTCGGACCCGGCTTGGTCGCCGCTGATGGAATAG
- the tolR gene encoding protein TolR: MGMAVGGARGSGGGRRRRGGRRGAISEINVTPLVDVMLVLLIIFMVAAPMMTVGVPIDLPETQAKAMNADTQPITVSVNPAGEIFLQETPIAIDEVVPKLEAIATTGYNERIYVRGDTNADYGTVMKVMARISAAGFKNLGLVTLQEQEK; encoded by the coding sequence ATGGGTATGGCAGTTGGCGGAGCCAGGGGTTCGGGCGGCGGACGTCGCCGGCGTGGCGGTAGGAGAGGCGCGATCAGCGAGATCAACGTCACGCCGCTCGTCGACGTCATGCTGGTGCTTCTGATCATCTTCATGGTGGCGGCCCCGATGATGACGGTCGGCGTGCCGATCGACTTGCCGGAAACGCAGGCGAAGGCGATGAATGCCGACACTCAGCCGATCACCGTTTCGGTCAACCCCGCCGGCGAGATCTTCCTGCAGGAAACACCGATCGCGATCGACGAGGTCGTTCCGAAGCTCGAGGCGATCGCGACCACCGGCTATAACGAGCGCATTTACGTGCGCGGTGACACCAATGCCGACTACGGCACGGTGATGAAGGTCATGGCGCGCATATCGGCGGCCGGCTTCAAGAATCTCGGTCTCGTGACCCTCCAAGAACAGGAAAAGTGA
- the tolQ gene encoding protein TolQ, with protein MEQVGLAATSDVTLWSLFMEAGLVVKLVMLGLIGASVWTWAIVVDKTLNYGRVRRQLDNFEQVFWSGQSLEELYRTLSDRQTTGMGAIFVSAMREWKKSFERGARSPIGLQMRIDRAMDVTLARESEALEARLGSLATIGSAAPFIGLFGTVVGIMTSFQAIAGSKSTNLAVVAPGIAEALLATAIGLLAAIPAVIAYNKFTADAGKLTARMEAFSDEFSAILSRQIDEKLQPSRQAAQ; from the coding sequence ATGGAACAGGTTGGATTGGCCGCGACGAGCGATGTGACCCTCTGGTCGCTCTTCATGGAAGCGGGCTTGGTCGTGAAGCTGGTCATGCTGGGGCTGATTGGAGCTTCGGTCTGGACCTGGGCGATCGTCGTCGACAAAACCCTGAATTACGGGCGTGTTCGCCGCCAGCTCGACAATTTCGAGCAGGTCTTCTGGTCGGGGCAATCGCTCGAGGAACTCTACCGCACCCTTTCGGACCGGCAGACGACCGGCATGGGTGCGATTTTCGTTTCGGCGATGCGCGAATGGAAGAAGAGCTTCGAGCGCGGCGCCCGTTCGCCGATCGGCCTGCAGATGCGCATCGACCGTGCAATGGACGTGACACTTGCCCGTGAGTCCGAAGCGCTCGAGGCGCGGCTCGGCTCGCTCGCGACCATCGGCTCGGCCGCTCCCTTCATTGGTCTCTTCGGCACCGTCGTCGGTATCATGACCTCGTTCCAGGCGATCGCCGGTTCGAAGTCGACCAACCTCGCCGTCGTCGCGCCCGGTATCGCCGAAGCGCTTCTCGCCACCGCCATCGGCCTGCTCGCCGCTATTCCCGCCGTTATCGCCTACAACAAATTCACCGCCGACGCCGGCAAGCTGACGGCACGCATGGAAGCCTTCTCCGACGAATTCTCCGCCATCCTGTCGCGGCAGATCGACGAGAAACTGCAACCTTCGCGCCAGGCCGCGCAGTAA
- a CDS encoding Ku protein, translating into MAPRAMWKGQLRLSLVSIPVELFSATRSGASISFRQIHKPSGKPIHYQKVVEGIGPVDVDDIVKGYEYDDDRYVLLEPEEVDAVKLETKKTLELVQFVDTGDIPPLYFDKPYYLVPADELAEDAYRVVRDALRTSNKIGLGQLALRGREYLVAVKPCGDGLLLETLRYADELRKADPMFSEISGKKADKELLDVATALIERKTAPFNAEAFKDNYAAALKELVKRKMKGKSARVEIEEEERPQKRGDNVVDLMAALKKSLESGEGKKPQTKAQSSSRRGRRKSA; encoded by the coding sequence ATGGCACCCCGCGCGATGTGGAAAGGGCAGCTTCGTCTCTCACTGGTCTCGATACCTGTCGAGCTCTTCAGCGCGACCCGCTCGGGAGCAAGCATTTCCTTCCGTCAGATCCATAAGCCCTCCGGCAAGCCGATCCATTATCAGAAGGTGGTCGAAGGGATCGGGCCGGTCGACGTCGACGACATCGTCAAGGGCTATGAATACGACGACGACCGGTACGTCCTGCTTGAGCCGGAGGAAGTCGACGCGGTCAAGCTCGAGACCAAGAAGACGTTGGAGCTCGTTCAGTTTGTCGACACCGGCGATATTCCGCCGCTCTATTTCGACAAGCCCTATTACCTGGTGCCGGCGGATGAGCTGGCAGAGGATGCCTACCGCGTCGTGCGCGATGCGCTGAGGACCTCGAATAAGATCGGGCTCGGGCAACTGGCACTGCGGGGCCGGGAATATCTCGTCGCCGTCAAGCCGTGCGGCGATGGCCTCCTGCTGGAAACGCTGCGCTATGCGGACGAGCTGCGCAAAGCCGACCCTATGTTCTCCGAAATCTCCGGCAAGAAGGCCGACAAGGAACTCCTGGACGTCGCAACCGCACTGATCGAGCGCAAGACCGCCCCCTTCAACGCCGAAGCCTTCAAGGACAACTACGCCGCGGCACTCAAGGAGCTGGTGAAGCGCAAGATGAAAGGCAAGTCGGCGCGGGTTGAGATCGAGGAGGAGGAGCGCCCTCAAAAGCGAGGCGACAATGTCGTCGACCTGATGGCTGCATTGAAGAAGAGCCTCGAAAGCGGCGAAGGCAAGAAACCGCAGACGAAAGCGCAATCTTCTTCGCGCCGTGGTCGGCGCAAATCGGCATGA